From Candidatus Methylomirabilota bacterium, one genomic window encodes:
- a CDS encoding ABC transporter permease has protein sequence MIPGRYLAARLLASLPILLGVTLAVFVAMRLIPGDPALIFAGDRATAADIERLRGQLGLDRPLYVQYGIFVGHLARGDLGLSIRSGRPVSLELHGRLGNTLTLAVAAIAVTVAVGVPLGIAAAVRRRTWLDRASLFLSLIGITAPAFVIGVLLQLVFAVRLGLFPTAGAGSLWHLVLPALTLGAFPVANVARLTRANMLEVLGQDYVRTARSKGLAERAVVWRHALRNALIPTVTVVGLQLGYMLGGAVLVEVVFAWPGLGRFLVQSIASRDYPAVQGAVLLIAVGYLVINVVVDVLYAVLDPRIRYGA, from the coding sequence ATGATCCCCGGCCGGTACCTCGCCGCCCGCCTCCTGGCCAGCCTCCCCATTCTCCTGGGGGTCACGCTCGCCGTCTTCGTCGCCATGCGCCTCATTCCCGGCGATCCCGCCCTCATCTTCGCCGGCGACCGCGCGACTGCCGCCGACATCGAGCGGCTACGCGGCCAGCTCGGCCTCGACCGCCCCCTCTACGTCCAGTACGGGATCTTCGTCGGGCACCTGGCGCGCGGCGACCTCGGGCTGTCCATCCGCAGCGGCCGGCCGGTGAGCCTCGAGCTCCACGGCCGCCTGGGGAACACGCTGACCCTCGCCGTCGCCGCGATCGCCGTCACGGTGGCCGTCGGGGTTCCGCTCGGGATCGCCGCGGCGGTTCGGCGGCGGACCTGGCTCGACCGGGCGAGCCTGTTCCTGTCGCTGATCGGGATCACCGCGCCCGCTTTCGTCATCGGCGTCCTCCTCCAGCTCGTCTTCGCCGTCCGGCTCGGGCTCTTCCCCACCGCCGGGGCCGGGTCGCTCTGGCACCTCGTCCTCCCGGCCCTGACGCTCGGCGCCTTTCCGGTCGCCAACGTCGCGCGGCTCACGCGGGCCAACATGCTCGAGGTGCTCGGTCAGGACTACGTGCGGACGGCGCGCTCGAAGGGACTCGCGGAGCGCGCGGTGGTGTGGCGACACGCGCTCCGGAACGCCCTGATCCCGACGGTCACGGTCGTCGGCCTCCAGCTCGGGTACATGCTCGGCGGCGCGGTGCTCGTCGAGGTCGTGTTCGCCTGGCCCGGCCTCGGGCGCTTCCTGGTGCAGTCGATCGCGAGCCGCGACTACCCCGCGGTCCAGGGCGCCGTCCTCCTGATCGCGGTCGGCTACCTCGTCATCAACGTCGTCGTGGACGTGCTCTACGCCGTCCTCGACCCCCGGATTCGGTATGGCGCCTGA
- a CDS encoding ABC transporter permease, with product MAPEASLELAAGVARSATAPRGRSAGALRRLLADGAAIVGLALIVLLALTAGLAPVLAPFDPTAVSLARAYQGPDPEHWLGTDEVGRDILSRLLYGARLSLATGLIAVAVALALGVPVGLVAGYGGPTADLLLMGVMDVMLAFPALLLAILIVTILGAGAESAMLAVGLSSVPIFARLVRASTLTIRQSDYVSAARALGVSAPVLVLRHVLPNALSPLLVQSTLRIATAILTAAGLGFLGLGAQPPAAEWGLMLNQGRAYLQTAPHIVLFPSLAIMLAVLAFNLFGDGLNDALNPRLR from the coding sequence ATGGCGCCTGAAGCCTCGCTCGAGCTGGCGGCGGGGGTGGCCCGGTCCGCCACCGCCCCGCGCGGGCGGTCGGCCGGCGCGCTGCGGCGCCTGCTGGCCGACGGCGCGGCGATCGTCGGTCTCGCCCTGATCGTGCTGCTCGCGCTGACGGCGGGACTGGCGCCGGTCCTGGCGCCGTTCGACCCGACGGCCGTCAGCCTCGCGCGGGCGTACCAGGGCCCGGACCCGGAGCACTGGCTCGGGACGGACGAGGTCGGGCGCGACATCCTGAGCCGGCTCCTCTACGGGGCGCGGCTGTCGCTCGCGACCGGTCTCATCGCGGTCGCGGTGGCCCTCGCCCTCGGGGTGCCGGTGGGCCTCGTGGCCGGCTACGGCGGCCCGACCGCCGATCTCCTCCTGATGGGCGTGATGGACGTCATGCTGGCCTTCCCGGCGCTGCTGCTGGCCATCCTGATCGTGACGATCCTGGGGGCGGGGGCGGAGAGCGCCATGCTGGCGGTGGGCCTCAGCTCGGTCCCCATCTTCGCCCGTCTCGTCCGGGCGTCCACGCTCACGATCCGCCAGAGCGACTACGTCTCAGCGGCGCGGGCCCTCGGAGTCTCGGCGCCGGTCCTCGTCCTGCGTCACGTCTTGCCGAACGCGCTGTCGCCGCTTCTGGTCCAGTCGACCCTGCGGATCGCGACCGCGATCCTGACCGCGGCCGGCCTCGGGTTCCTCGGCCTGGGCGCCCAACCGCCCGCCGCCGAATGGGGACTCATGCTGAACCAGGGCCGCGCCTACCTCCAGACGGCGCCCCACATCGTGCTGTTCCCGAGTCTGGCGATCATGCTCGCGGTGCTGGCCTTCAACCTCTTCGGTGACGGCCTGAACGACGCCCTGAACCCCAGACTCCGCTAG